DNA sequence from the Tissierella sp. MB52-C2 genome:
AAACTATGAAAATAATATTTCATTAAAAGATATTGCAGAAAGTGGTAATGTAAGTGAATCAGAGTGTATTCGTTGTTTTAAGAGTATCATTTACACAACTCCATATAAATATTTATTGGAATATAGATTGAATAAAAGTATAGATTTATTAAAGAATACAGATTATTCTATAACGGAAATAGGAGCTATGGTTGGATTTAATCATAGCAGTCATTATATTAAATATTTTAAAGAACATTTAAATATGACTCCATTAGAATTTAGAAATATAAATAAAAAATCAATATAAAAACAGTCATTATATATTGGCTACTTGGCATGAGTTAGTTCAGTTTGAATCTATTTCTGTTATTTTTTAAGTTTTCTTATAATTAGATAATAATAGATTGAATTCAGTTTTTGATGTATTAGAAAAAACTTTCCAGAATTTTTGTATCCAATATAAGATCCCTATAAATAGTAAAATAAGAAACAATTATATTGTATAATAAACTATATAGATAGTAAATCTTGTTATAAATATATAAAATTAAAAGGAGGCCAATATGTCTAAATTTTATGATGAAATATCAAAATATTATGATGATATATTTCCAACCGGAAAATATCAAGTAGATTTATTAAGAGAAGTTTTAGGAGAAGAAAGCAAAGATATATTAGATATAGCTTGTGGTAATGGAGGATATTCAAAGGTACTAAGTGATTTAGGACATAAAGTGACGGCAGTAGATTTAAATGAAAGTATGATAGAAATATTAAATAAAAACTATGAAAATATTAATGGAAAAGTCTTAAATATGTTAGATATAGATAAATTAGGTGAAAAATATGATTTAGCTTACTGTATAGGAAATTCACTAGTTCATTTAGATAATGATGAAGAAATATTAGATTTTTTAATTAAGTCTAAAGAAATATTAAAAGAAGATGGAAATTTAGTATTACAAATAATAAACTATAATAGAATATTAGATAAAAAAGTTGATAGTCTACCAGCTATAGAAAATGAAAAGTTAAAGTTTTATAGATTCTATGAATATGTAGAAGATGAGAATAAAATTGATTTTAAAACAATATTAGAAGTTGATGATAATAAATTTGAAAATAGTGAACTTCTGTATCCAATAAGGTCAGAAAAATTAAAGGAATTATTAAATAAAGCAGGATATAATGATGTTAAAATCTATGGAAGTTTTAAAAAAGATGAGTATGATGAAGTAGAATCTTATGCTACTGTAGTTGTGGCAAAGTAATAGAGAATCCCCTTGTTCTAATTTTATTATAGAGCAGGGGATTAAAAATTAATTATAATTTAACCAATCAATGGAATACTAAATTATTAAAGGTACACCTTTACAAAATAAATCTTCACCTATATCAAACTTTGGGTTATGATGTGGGTATTTCCTCTATCTATTTCTTTTATACTACTTAAATAATTATAGCATATTTTATGTATAATATTTTATTTTTAATTTATACTTTAACTAAGTTTTTACTTATATTCTAAACTATTATATAATGATTAATAATACATAATAAAATTAAAACTTAAGAGGAAAGGTGAAAATTATGAGA
Encoded proteins:
- a CDS encoding class I SAM-dependent methyltransferase: MSKFYDEISKYYDDIFPTGKYQVDLLREVLGEESKDILDIACGNGGYSKVLSDLGHKVTAVDLNESMIEILNKNYENINGKVLNMLDIDKLGEKYDLAYCIGNSLVHLDNDEEILDFLIKSKEILKEDGNLVLQIINYNRILDKKVDSLPAIENEKLKFYRFYEYVEDENKIDFKTILEVDDNKFENSELLYPIRSEKLKELLNKAGYNDVKIYGSFKKDEYDEVESYATVVVAK